One part of the Sorangiineae bacterium MSr11954 genome encodes these proteins:
- a CDS encoding stress-induced protein, with protein sequence MAQDKHTQGSNQGTSHRGFASMDEEKQRKIASQGGHAAHAKGTAHEFTPEEAREAGRKGGEAVSQDRQHMAEIGRKGGEARGANAHRGDRSEQHAKAGAQSHKG encoded by the coding sequence ATGGCTCAGGACAAGCATACGCAGGGTTCGAATCAAGGCACGAGCCACCGTGGCTTTGCCTCGATGGACGAAGAGAAGCAGCGAAAGATCGCCAGCCAGGGCGGTCACGCTGCGCACGCCAAGGGCACCGCGCACGAGTTCACCCCCGAGGAGGCGCGCGAGGCCGGCCGGAAAGGTGGGGAGGCCGTGAGCCAAGATCGCCAGCACATGGCAGAAATCGGCCGCAAGGGCGGGGAAGCCCGGGGCGCCAACGCGCATCGCGGCGATCGCTCGGAGCAGCACGCCAAGGCCGGCGCTCAAAGCCACAAAGGATAG
- a CDS encoding YciI family protein, with translation MKFILMMNMPRGTGEYEIFKWAPEAIKAHIDFMRSLNKDLREAGQLVSCEGLTPPNQARIVRAGKGGAPEVTDGPFAESKEFLAGYWIVDVESPEQAYAIAGRASTAPGRDGEPLNMAIEVREVMSGPPA, from the coding sequence ATGAAGTTCATTCTGATGATGAATATGCCCCGCGGTACCGGCGAGTACGAGATCTTCAAGTGGGCGCCCGAAGCCATCAAGGCGCACATCGACTTCATGAGGAGCCTCAATAAGGATCTGCGGGAGGCCGGCCAGCTCGTCAGCTGCGAGGGCTTGACCCCGCCGAATCAAGCGCGGATCGTGCGGGCCGGCAAGGGAGGAGCGCCCGAGGTGACGGACGGGCCGTTCGCCGAGTCCAAGGAGTTTCTCGCCGGTTATTGGATCGTCGACGTGGAGTCGCCCGAGCAGGCGTACGCGATCGCCGGGCGGGCATCGACGGCACCCGGGCGCGACGGAGAGCCCCTGAACATGGCCATCGAGGTCCGTGAAGTGATGAGCGGCCCTCCCGCCTAG
- a CDS encoding sigma-70 family RNA polymerase sigma factor, with translation MAAFSGEHLLRDLAPQVLGVVTRRFGDFAAAEDAVQEALTAAAMQWPTAGVPENPRAWLIHVAGRRMSDHLRAESARRRRETALVMESPSAEEPVAAGEGGGEDGAEHDDTLALLFMCCHPALTRPSAIALTLRAVGGLTTEQIANAFLVPEATMAQRISRAKQTIKKSGLSFCMPTEDERAERLGAVLHVLYLIFNEGYASSVGTSLQRADLASEAIRLTRAVHRLLPNLGEVAGLLALMLLTDARRLARTGPVGELIPLDEQDRSLWDRAAITEGVALVSETLSRGAVGPYPLQAAIAAVHAEAAHAKDTDWPQILALYSILMRMSDNPMVALNHAIAAAMVHGPNAGLELLKPLDGDERLAGHYRLSAVRAHLLEMAGDHPAAIAHYRTAASRTSSTPERNYLLMKASRLGTA, from the coding sequence GTGGCGGCATTCTCGGGCGAGCACCTGCTTCGCGATCTTGCACCGCAGGTGCTCGGTGTGGTGACCCGACGTTTCGGCGACTTCGCGGCCGCCGAGGACGCGGTCCAAGAAGCGCTCACGGCCGCGGCCATGCAGTGGCCCACGGCCGGCGTGCCCGAGAACCCACGCGCCTGGCTCATTCACGTCGCCGGCCGCCGCATGTCGGATCATTTGCGCGCCGAGAGCGCGCGGCGGCGGCGGGAGACGGCGCTGGTCATGGAGTCGCCATCGGCCGAAGAGCCGGTGGCGGCGGGCGAAGGCGGCGGCGAAGACGGGGCCGAGCACGATGACACGCTCGCGCTCCTCTTCATGTGCTGCCACCCCGCGCTCACGCGGCCATCGGCCATTGCGCTCACCTTGCGCGCGGTCGGCGGATTGACGACCGAGCAAATTGCCAATGCGTTTTTGGTCCCCGAGGCCACGATGGCGCAGCGGATCAGCCGCGCAAAGCAGACCATCAAAAAATCGGGCCTGAGCTTTTGCATGCCCACGGAGGACGAGCGCGCCGAGCGGCTCGGTGCCGTGCTCCACGTGCTCTATTTGATCTTCAACGAGGGCTACGCCAGCAGCGTGGGCACCAGCCTGCAGCGCGCCGATCTCGCGAGCGAGGCCATCCGGCTCACGCGCGCCGTGCACCGGCTGCTCCCGAACCTCGGCGAGGTGGCCGGGCTCTTGGCGCTGATGCTCCTCACCGACGCGCGCCGCCTTGCGCGAACCGGACCGGTCGGCGAATTGATTCCGCTCGACGAGCAGGATCGTTCGCTTTGGGACCGCGCGGCCATCACCGAAGGCGTGGCGCTCGTCAGCGAGACGTTGTCGCGCGGGGCCGTGGGCCCGTATCCGCTTCAGGCTGCGATCGCGGCCGTTCACGCGGAGGCCGCGCACGCGAAGGACACGGACTGGCCGCAAATTTTAGCCTTGTACAGCATTTTGATGCGCATGTCCGACAACCCCATGGTGGCGCTCAATCACGCCATTGCGGCCGCCATGGTGCACGGTCCGAACGCGGGGCTCGAGCTCTTGAAGCCGCTCGACGGCGACGAGCGATTGGCGGGGCATTACCGCCTCTCCGCCGTTCGCGCGCATTTGTTGGAAATGGCCGGCGATCACCCGGCCGCGATAGCCCATTACCGGACGGCGGCCAGTCGAACATCGAGCACGCCCGAACGGAACTATCTCCTCATGAAGGCAAGCCGCCTCGGCACCGCATAA
- a CDS encoding class I SAM-dependent methyltransferase yields MQENRPSTTAMHVAVRRAVHQILDRPLVFEDPLAVRIVGEHAKDEIGSEPADRQVWSRETLRAFLVARSRFTEDALEWATLRGVRQYVILGAGLDTFAYRNRDASLRVFEVDYPATQAWKRERLAEAGIVAPPSLTFAPIDFEKQTLSEGLANAGFDFSSPAFFSWLGVANYLTKSAVMATLHFVAQRPAGSEIVFDFAAPPDGLAEDERRAFDVLAETVASLGEPWISSFDPSALSRELSAMGFRHIDVLAPPAINARYFSDREDDLRVGPVVGRILHARV; encoded by the coding sequence ATGCAAGAGAATCGACCGAGCACCACCGCCATGCACGTCGCCGTGCGCCGCGCCGTTCATCAAATCCTCGATCGGCCGTTGGTCTTCGAAGACCCGCTCGCCGTGCGCATCGTGGGCGAGCACGCGAAGGATGAAATTGGATCGGAGCCGGCGGATCGCCAGGTGTGGTCGCGTGAGACATTGCGCGCCTTTTTGGTGGCGCGAAGTCGCTTTACGGAGGATGCGCTCGAGTGGGCGACCTTGCGCGGAGTCCGCCAATACGTGATCCTCGGCGCTGGGCTCGATACATTTGCATATCGAAACCGGGATGCGTCCTTGCGGGTCTTCGAGGTCGATTATCCGGCCACCCAAGCTTGGAAGCGCGAACGGCTCGCCGAAGCGGGCATCGTAGCCCCGCCCTCGCTCACCTTTGCGCCCATCGACTTCGAGAAGCAAACCCTCTCCGAAGGCCTCGCCAACGCCGGCTTCGATTTCTCCAGCCCGGCTTTCTTCTCGTGGCTCGGCGTCGCCAATTACCTCACCAAGAGCGCCGTGATGGCCACCCTCCACTTCGTCGCCCAAAGGCCCGCGGGCTCGGAGATCGTCTTCGACTTCGCCGCGCCGCCGGACGGGCTCGCCGAGGACGAGCGCCGCGCCTTCGATGTGCTCGCCGAGACCGTGGCCTCCCTCGGCGAGCCCTGGATTTCCTCCTTCGATCCCTCCGCCCTCAGCCGTGAGCTCTCGGCCATGGGGTTTCGGCATATCGATGTCCTGGCCCCGCCCGCCATCAACGCGCGCTACTTCTCGGATCGCGAGGACGATTTGCGGGTCGGTCCCGTCGTCGGCCGCATTTTGCACGCGCGCGTCTGA
- a CDS encoding ester cyclase — MTRVLRGAVLFGAVGLGLGCGGASQRAAESAGDVDAGVLAHNREIGTRYFNEVWNQGRVDVLDELLTDNYVNHTPSTPNPPRGPKGLKPIVQAIRQGFPDLHFQIEDMVVTKDRVVLRTVMTGTNTGELFGAPPTGRRVRVNQINIEEIRDGRIADHWRVTDELSIQKQLQAR; from the coding sequence ATGACGAGGGTTCTTCGCGGAGCGGTTCTTTTTGGGGCGGTGGGGCTTGGTTTGGGGTGCGGCGGCGCGAGTCAGCGGGCGGCGGAGTCGGCGGGGGACGTGGACGCCGGTGTGCTGGCGCACAATCGGGAGATTGGGACCCGCTATTTCAATGAAGTTTGGAATCAGGGGCGGGTCGATGTGCTCGACGAGCTGCTGACCGACAATTACGTGAATCATACACCCAGCACGCCCAACCCTCCTCGCGGGCCAAAAGGCCTCAAGCCCATCGTGCAGGCCATTCGGCAAGGCTTTCCGGATCTTCATTTTCAAATCGAGGATATGGTCGTCACCAAAGACCGCGTGGTGCTGCGCACGGTGATGACCGGCACCAACACCGGTGAATTGTTCGGCGCCCCGCCCACCGGCCGGCGGGTTCGCGTCAATCAGATCAACATCGAGGAGATCCGCGATGGACGCATCGCCGACCATTGGCGGGTCACCGACGAGCTGTCGATCCAAAAGCAGCTCCAAGCTCGCTGA
- a CDS encoding ATP-binding protein: MIPPMQRLPEARRYIDQGDYLVLHAPRQTGKTTALHAFARALTAEGVYAALHFSCEAAEPAQDDFAEAQRAILSSISLSANIHLPTELRPPASWPAEPDSTLLSLGLTAWAQQCPRPLVLFFDEIDALRGESLRSVLRQLRRGFFDRPHQAPHAVILCGLRDVRDYKAASGGDPSRLGTSSPFNIKLASLRLRDFTEGEVRALYQQHIDRTGQPIDEDALSRIWELTRGQPWLTNAIGREILEEMSILPPARITREHIEQAKERLILARATHLDSLVARLHEDRVRRILEPVLAGTTSTALDTYEDDFQYVVDLGLVAAGPTVEIANPIYREVITRILASGVERQIPLETKSFVRPDGHLDMEKMLTEFTRFWVEHGEILASAMSYHEVAPQLVLMAFLQRIVNGGGYIEREVGVGRGRIDLLVRWPLPDKTGWQREAIELKVWREGRPDPLPEGLAQLEGYLTRLGLHHGFLAIFDRRRQAPPLTERTRVEKTRTAGGRETVLLRA; encoded by the coding sequence ATGATCCCGCCGATGCAGCGTTTGCCCGAGGCTCGACGCTACATCGATCAAGGCGACTACCTGGTCCTGCACGCCCCGCGGCAGACGGGGAAAACCACGGCGTTGCACGCGTTCGCCCGCGCGCTGACCGCGGAGGGGGTCTATGCCGCGCTGCACTTCTCGTGCGAAGCCGCGGAGCCGGCGCAGGATGATTTTGCCGAGGCGCAGCGCGCGATCCTGAGCTCCATATCGCTCTCGGCCAACATTCATCTTCCGACCGAGCTTCGTCCGCCCGCTTCGTGGCCCGCGGAACCCGACAGCACCTTGCTCTCGCTCGGCTTGACCGCATGGGCCCAGCAATGCCCCCGTCCGCTGGTTCTCTTCTTCGATGAGATCGATGCTTTGCGAGGCGAGAGCCTGCGATCCGTGCTTCGGCAGCTCCGCCGCGGATTTTTCGATCGGCCCCACCAAGCTCCACACGCCGTGATCCTGTGCGGCCTGCGCGACGTGCGCGACTACAAGGCCGCGAGCGGTGGCGACCCGTCCCGGTTGGGAACGTCGAGCCCATTCAACATCAAGCTCGCATCGCTCCGGCTTCGTGATTTCACGGAAGGCGAGGTCCGCGCCCTCTACCAGCAACACATCGATCGAACGGGACAACCCATCGACGAAGATGCACTTTCGCGCATTTGGGAGCTCACGCGCGGCCAGCCCTGGCTCACCAACGCCATCGGTCGCGAGATCCTCGAAGAAATGAGCATCCTGCCGCCTGCGCGGATCACGCGCGAACACATCGAGCAAGCGAAGGAGCGCCTGATCCTCGCGCGCGCCACGCACCTCGATTCGCTGGTGGCGCGCCTGCACGAAGATCGCGTGCGCCGCATTTTGGAGCCCGTGCTGGCGGGCACCACGTCGACGGCTTTGGACACCTACGAGGACGACTTTCAATACGTGGTCGACTTGGGCCTCGTGGCCGCTGGTCCCACAGTCGAGATTGCCAATCCCATTTACCGCGAGGTCATCACACGGATCCTTGCGTCGGGGGTCGAGCGGCAAATTCCCCTCGAGACGAAGAGCTTCGTTCGTCCCGACGGCCACCTCGACATGGAGAAGATGCTGACCGAGTTCACCCGCTTCTGGGTGGAGCACGGCGAAATTCTGGCCTCGGCGATGAGCTACCACGAGGTGGCCCCGCAGCTCGTGCTGATGGCGTTTCTCCAGCGCATCGTGAACGGGGGCGGGTACATCGAGCGCGAGGTCGGCGTGGGCCGCGGCCGCATCGATCTGCTGGTCCGCTGGCCGCTCCCCGACAAGACGGGCTGGCAGCGCGAGGCCATCGAGCTCAAAGTCTGGCGCGAGGGACGGCCCGATCCGCTTCCGGAAGGCTTGGCGCAGCTCGAAGGCTATCTGACCCGGCTCGGCCTCCATCACGGGTTCCTGGCAATCTTCGACCGCCGTCGCCAAGCGCCTCCGCTGACCGAGCGCACGCGCGTGGAGAAGACGCGCACGGCCGGCGGTCGCGAGACCGTGCTTCTGCGCGCTTAG